A single Nostoc sp. PCC 7107 DNA region contains:
- the leuS gene encoding leucine--tRNA ligase, giving the protein MTENLKAKSNDIALNKYSPAAIEEKWQKSWAELGLDNTLTENNKPKFYALSMFPYPSGSLHMGHVRNYTITDVIARLKRMQGYRVLHPMGWDAFGLPAENAAIDRGVPPAKWTYQNIAQMRQQLQRLGLSIDWESEVATCSPDYYKWTQWIFLQFLQAGLAYQREAAVNWDPIDQTVLANEQVIDGRSWRSGALVERKLLRQWFFKITDYAEELLNDLDKLTGWPERVKLMQANWIGKSVGAYLEFPIVGMDEKIGVYTTRPDTVFGVSYVVLAPEHPLTKRVTTKDQQAAVEAFITEVSHQSELERTAEDKPKRGVPTGGKAINPFTGDEVQILIADYVLYEYGTGAVMGVPAHDVRDFKFAKAYDLPIDVVIAAPEDVDGFDLTPASENEEVTQLIQIEYHEAYTEPGVLINSGQFTGMNSVEAKAAIVQYAQEQGFGKERIQYRLRDWLISRQRYWGAPIPVIHCPNCGIVPVPDKDLPVQLPEEVEFTGRGGSPLTQLESWVNVPCPTCGTPAKRETDTMDTFIDSSWYFLRFTDAKNEQQVFDPSKTNDWMPIDQYVGGIEHAILHLLYSRFFTKVLRDRGLLNFDEPFARLLTQGMVQGLTYMNPNKGGKDKWVPSHLVNPADPRDPQTGEPLQRLYATMSKSKGNGVAPEDVISKYGIDTARMFILFKAPPEKDLEWDEADVEGQFRFLNRVWRLVTDYAAAGVSRKQAQLADLSKPEKELRRAIHTAIKSVTEDLEDEYQFNTAISELMKLSNSLTDSDCKNSPIYAEGIQSLVALLAPFAPHIADELWHLLGNKNSVHTQTWPAFDAAALIADEITLVIQINGKKRADIQVPAQADKAELEKYARESEVVQRHLEGKEIKKVIVVPGKLVNFVVV; this is encoded by the coding sequence ATGACTGAGAATTTAAAAGCTAAAAGTAATGATATTGCGTTAAATAAATATTCTCCCGCTGCTATTGAAGAAAAATGGCAAAAAAGCTGGGCAGAACTGGGTTTAGACAATACCCTTACAGAAAACAATAAGCCGAAATTCTACGCTTTATCCATGTTTCCCTATCCATCGGGGAGCTTACACATGGGTCACGTCCGTAATTATACTATTACAGATGTGATTGCTCGTCTCAAGCGAATGCAAGGTTATCGAGTCTTGCACCCAATGGGTTGGGATGCTTTTGGCTTACCCGCAGAAAACGCGGCCATCGACCGTGGAGTTCCCCCCGCCAAGTGGACTTATCAAAATATTGCCCAAATGCGCCAGCAGTTACAGCGTCTGGGTTTATCTATCGACTGGGAAAGCGAAGTTGCTACCTGTTCACCAGATTATTACAAGTGGACTCAATGGATTTTCTTGCAGTTTTTACAAGCCGGGTTAGCTTACCAAAGAGAAGCGGCGGTAAACTGGGATCCTATCGACCAAACCGTATTAGCCAACGAACAAGTTATCGATGGACGTTCTTGGCGCAGCGGAGCATTAGTCGAGCGCAAATTATTACGCCAATGGTTTTTCAAAATTACCGACTACGCCGAAGAATTACTCAATGACTTGGATAAATTGACAGGTTGGCCGGAACGTGTCAAGTTAATGCAGGCTAACTGGATTGGTAAATCTGTCGGTGCTTATTTAGAATTTCCGATTGTGGGGATGGATGAAAAAATCGGCGTGTACACCACTCGCCCTGATACTGTTTTTGGTGTCAGCTATGTAGTTTTAGCCCCAGAACATCCCTTAACCAAGCGCGTCACTACCAAAGACCAACAAGCCGCAGTTGAAGCTTTTATTACTGAAGTTTCTCATCAAAGCGAGTTAGAACGCACCGCCGAAGACAAACCAAAGCGAGGTGTTCCTACGGGTGGTAAAGCCATTAACCCCTTCACCGGGGATGAAGTGCAAATCTTAATTGCTGACTATGTATTGTATGAGTACGGTACTGGGGCGGTGATGGGTGTCCCAGCCCATGATGTGCGCGACTTTAAGTTTGCTAAAGCTTATGATTTACCGATTGATGTTGTGATTGCGGCACCAGAAGATGTGGACGGATTTGATTTAACTCCCGCATCCGAAAATGAGGAAGTGACTCAACTCATACAAATTGAATATCACGAAGCATACACTGAGCCAGGAGTTTTAATTAATTCTGGGCAGTTTACGGGGATGAATTCAGTTGAAGCGAAAGCTGCAATTGTCCAATATGCCCAAGAACAAGGTTTTGGTAAAGAACGCATTCAATATCGCCTGCGAGATTGGTTGATTTCTCGACAGCGTTATTGGGGCGCACCCATTCCAGTAATTCACTGTCCGAATTGCGGAATTGTACCAGTCCCAGACAAGGATTTGCCAGTACAGTTACCTGAAGAAGTGGAATTTACTGGACGAGGTGGTTCACCGTTGACACAGTTAGAAAGTTGGGTAAATGTGCCTTGTCCAACTTGCGGTACTCCAGCCAAGCGAGAAACCGACACGATGGATACTTTCATTGATTCTTCGTGGTATTTCTTGCGGTTTACCGATGCAAAGAATGAACAACAGGTATTTGACCCCAGCAAAACTAACGACTGGATGCCGATAGACCAGTATGTAGGTGGAATTGAACACGCAATTCTGCACTTATTATATTCACGGTTCTTTACTAAAGTATTGCGCGATCGCGGCTTGTTGAATTTTGATGAACCTTTTGCCCGGTTGTTAACTCAAGGAATGGTACAAGGTTTAACTTATATGAATCCCAACAAGGGCGGCAAAGATAAATGGGTTCCCTCTCATTTGGTTAACCCCGCTGACCCCCGCGACCCCCAAACAGGGGAACCATTACAACGCCTGTACGCTACTATGTCCAAATCTAAAGGTAATGGTGTCGCGCCAGAAGATGTAATTTCTAAATATGGTATTGATACAGCGCGGATGTTCATTTTATTTAAAGCGCCACCAGAAAAAGATTTGGAATGGGATGAAGCCGATGTGGAAGGACAATTCCGCTTTTTAAATCGCGTGTGGCGGTTGGTAACAGATTATGCCGCGGCTGGGGTATCTCGGAAACAAGCTCAACTCGCTGATTTAAGTAAACCAGAAAAAGAATTACGCCGGGCAATTCACACAGCCATTAAATCAGTCACCGAAGATTTAGAAGATGAATATCAATTCAATACCGCTATTTCGGAATTGATGAAGTTGAGTAATTCTTTAACTGATAGCGACTGTAAAAATTCGCCAATTTATGCCGAAGGAATTCAAAGTTTAGTGGCTTTACTGGCTCCTTTTGCGCCACATATTGCTGATGAATTGTGGCATTTATTGGGTAATAAAAATTCAGTGCATACCCAAACTTGGCCAGCGTTTGATGCGGCTGCTTTAATCGCTGATGAAATTACTTTGGTAATTCAAATTAACGGCAAAAAGCGGGCTGATATTCAAGTTCCGGCGCAAGCTGATAAAGCTGAATTAGAAAAATACGCCCGTGAATCAGAAGTTGTGCAACGTCACTTGGAAGGGAAGGAGATTAAAAAGGTAATTGTAGTGCCTGGTAAGTTGGTAAATTTTGTTGTTGTTTAA
- the sbcD gene encoding exonuclease subunit SbcD, with amino-acid sequence MIKILHLSDIHMGSGFSHGRINPATGLNTRLEDFVNTLSLCIDRALTDTVDLVIFGGDAFPDATPPPYIQEAFACQFRRLVNANIPTVLLVGNHDQHSQGLGGASLNIYRTLGVPGFVVGDTLTTHSIQTRNGKVQVITLPWLTRSTLMTRQETEGVSLAEVNQLLTDRLQVVIEGEIRRLDPDAPTILLAHLMADNATLGAERLLAVGKGFTLPLSLLTRPCFDYVALGHVHKHQNLNKHNNPPVIYPGSIERVDFSEEKEDKGYVMVELEKGNTTWEFCPLPVRSFRTIEVDISKAEDPQGAILKAIAKYDIQDAVVRLIYKLRSEQLDVIENAVLHTALKAAHTYTIQPELLSQLARPRVPELSASSSIDPMEALKTYLNNREDLKEIAATMLEAAEKLLSDDVEIWLEGAAD; translated from the coding sequence ATGATTAAAATCCTCCATCTCTCCGACATCCACATGGGAAGCGGTTTCTCCCACGGTAGAATCAATCCAGCTACAGGGTTAAACACGCGGTTGGAGGATTTTGTCAATACCTTATCGCTGTGTATCGATCGCGCTTTGACAGATACAGTGGATTTGGTAATATTTGGTGGTGATGCTTTTCCTGATGCGACACCACCGCCATATATCCAAGAAGCTTTCGCCTGTCAGTTTCGCCGCCTTGTGAATGCAAATATCCCCACAGTCTTATTAGTCGGAAATCATGATCAACATTCCCAAGGTTTGGGCGGCGCAAGCTTAAATATTTACCGGACTTTGGGTGTACCGGGGTTTGTGGTTGGTGATACGTTGACAACTCACTCCATTCAAACCCGCAACGGAAAAGTCCAAGTTATTACTCTCCCTTGGTTAACTCGTTCGACATTAATGACGCGCCAAGAAACAGAAGGTGTGTCTTTAGCGGAAGTCAACCAATTATTAACAGATAGGTTACAAGTTGTGATTGAAGGCGAAATTCGTCGCCTTGACCCAGATGCACCAACTATATTATTAGCGCATTTAATGGCGGATAATGCAACTTTAGGCGCAGAACGCTTGCTGGCGGTAGGTAAGGGTTTTACTTTGCCGTTATCTTTGCTGACGCGACCTTGTTTTGATTATGTCGCCTTGGGACACGTACACAAACACCAGAATTTAAATAAACATAACAACCCACCAGTGATTTATCCGGGGAGTATTGAACGGGTAGATTTTAGCGAAGAAAAAGAAGATAAAGGCTATGTGATGGTTGAATTGGAGAAGGGAAATACCACTTGGGAATTTTGTCCCTTACCAGTTCGCAGTTTTCGCACTATTGAAGTAGATATATCCAAAGCCGAAGATCCCCAGGGCGCAATTTTGAAAGCGATCGCCAAATATGATATTCAAGATGCAGTAGTGCGATTAATTTACAAACTGCGTTCCGAACAGTTAGATGTGATTGAAAATGCTGTCTTACATACTGCCTTAAAAGCAGCCCACACCTACACCATTCAACCAGAACTACTCAGTCAGTTAGCCCGTCCCCGCGTTCCCGAATTGAGTGCGAGTAGTAGTATTGACCCAATGGAAGCATTGAAAACCTACTTAAATAATCGTGAAGACCTTAAAGAAATTGCTGCAACTATGCTAGAAGCAGCGGAAAAATTGTTATCTGATGATGTAGAAATTTGGTTAGAAGGTGCTGCTGATTGA
- a CDS encoding pentapeptide repeat-containing protein yields MITLTILTPLLMTIPVYASKPEHLKQLIDTNKCPKCDLSGADFSWKNFLRTDLSDSNLSGANLSNADLSGANLRNINLSKAKLSRANAFRADLVSANLSDADLSSTNLSGADLRNANLTRADLTNADLSGANLNGANLTDANMRGVRFDNVNLQGVNLNGVDLSNADLRNFNFRGVSLNGVNLSRVNLNGYNLRGVELKNANLSYANLQNADLSNARLNNADLQNANLYNANLQGADLIGSKLNSANLDNADLRGANLDIDSLPNNIRADAGDYSRWGNTLSSKGRYPNAIAYYNKAIELNSRDAQTYTSRGFAQSKLKNYQAAIADYNKAIEIDPNYGKAYSNRGLTRIEQNDYPSALTDFDQAIRLDSNNAEAYNGRATIRRMQKDYAAVITEASQAIRINPKFAAAYNNRGLARSALQDYQSAIQDYDKAIDNSSGWAWAYLNRGLARSAISQHKDATKDFDRAIEIDENYIEAYYQRSVARFNRKKYEDAIKDCDRIIQRDPNYAAAYENKGNALLALKKKPEAKLAFEQAMKLYSQKQDNPSVERVQQIATGL; encoded by the coding sequence TTGATCACTCTGACTATTTTGACTCCACTGTTAATGACAATTCCGGTTTATGCAAGCAAACCAGAACATCTCAAACAGCTAATAGACACAAACAAATGTCCGAAATGTGACTTAAGTGGGGCAGATTTTAGTTGGAAAAACTTTCTGCGGACTGATTTATCTGACTCAAATTTGAGTGGTGCAAATTTAAGTAATGCCGATTTGAGTGGCGCTAATTTGCGTAATATTAATTTAAGTAAGGCTAAACTGTCTCGCGCTAACGCCTTTCGGGCTGATTTGGTAAGTGCAAACTTAAGTGATGCAGACTTGAGTAGCACTAACTTGAGTGGCGCAGATTTGCGAAATGCTAATTTAACTCGTGCTGATTTAACGAATGCTGATTTAAGTGGCGCTAACCTGAATGGTGCAAATTTGACTGATGCTAACATGCGGGGTGTGCGATTTGATAATGTCAACCTCCAAGGAGTAAATCTCAATGGTGTTGATTTAAGTAATGCAGATTTAAGAAATTTTAACTTTCGTGGCGTGTCACTGAATGGAGTTAATCTGAGTCGGGTGAACTTGAACGGTTATAACTTGAGGGGTGTAGAACTGAAAAACGCCAATCTCAGTTATGCGAACTTACAAAATGCTGACTTGAGCAATGCCCGACTGAACAATGCTGACTTGCAAAATGCTAACCTCTACAATGCGAATTTGCAAGGTGCAGACTTGATTGGGAGTAAGCTAAATAGCGCCAACTTAGACAATGCAGATTTAAGAGGTGCAAATCTTGATATTGATAGCTTACCTAATAATATTCGCGCTGATGCTGGAGATTACAGCCGTTGGGGAAATACACTCAGCAGCAAAGGGAGATATCCCAACGCGATCGCCTATTACAACAAAGCGATAGAATTAAATTCTAGAGATGCTCAAACTTATACCAGTCGAGGTTTTGCTCAGAGTAAATTAAAAAATTATCAAGCTGCGATCGCTGATTATAACAAAGCTATTGAAATTGACCCTAACTATGGCAAAGCATACAGCAACCGCGGCCTCACTCGCATCGAGCAGAATGATTATCCCAGCGCCTTAACTGATTTTGACCAAGCAATTCGCCTCGACTCCAACAACGCCGAAGCTTATAACGGACGCGCCACAATTCGCCGGATGCAAAAAGATTATGCAGCCGTAATTACCGAAGCTTCCCAAGCCATTAGAATCAATCCTAAATTTGCCGCAGCCTACAATAACCGCGGTTTAGCGCGTTCTGCCCTGCAAGATTATCAAAGTGCCATTCAAGATTATGATAAAGCCATTGATAATTCGAGTGGTTGGGCTTGGGCATATTTAAATCGCGGCCTCGCCCGTTCAGCTATTAGCCAACATAAAGATGCTACTAAAGATTTTGACCGCGCCATTGAGATTGATGAAAACTATATCGAAGCTTATTATCAACGCAGTGTCGCCCGGTTTAATCGCAAAAAATATGAGGATGCAATCAAAGATTGCGATCGCATTATTCAACGAGATCCCAATTATGCCGCAGCTTATGAAAATAAGGGTAATGCTTTATTAGCTTTGAAAAAGAAACCAGAAGCTAAACTCGCCTTTGAACAAGCAATGAAACTCTACTCGCAAAAACAAGATAATCCCAGTGTAGAACGAGTACAGCAAATAGCCACCGGATTGTAA
- a CDS encoding UPF0182 family protein, which yields MLWKWCLRLFVILLGMWLFLDVASRLGAEILWFQEVSYLQVFLLRVVTKFSLVLFVAAFSAIYLWGNLELAQLLKYPSSLKIAQVKREEAGLSAELKNLLSPQYAKYDNSQITYTGILPIKLRWLLPIVVIFSLLIGLMLTHYSQIALAYWQSSVNQTSLPVISLFRLETIWQLSRQITAQVLYVGIVVGIAIAIVIYPRWLLTAIAGVFSVLFGWILYHNWAKILQYLHPTAFNYSEPLFNRDISFYIFSLPVWELMELWLMGLFLFGFVAVSLTYLLSADSLSQGIFPGFSSPQQRHLYGMGGLLMLVVALSYWLSRYELVYSRQGVSYGASYTDVQTQLPAYTVLCVLAVAIAFYLLGRTVVWRNKSPYRHWVFYGLGVYLLVAVTAGVVVPTVVQYLVVQPNELQREEPYIKRTIALTRQAFDLEAIDARTFNPEGTLTEADIKANDLTIRNIRLWDQRPLLETNRQLQQIRPYYRFPDADIDRYTLENTAISQRPSAPETPIVPTQEPTELTERRQVLIAARELDYSAVPQQAQTWVNQHLIYTHGYGFTLSPVNTVAPGGLPEYFVKDIAGTANGALTTSSNAIRDSIPIGLPRIYYGEITNTYVMTGTRVRELDYPSGSDNAYNIYDGIGGVSIGSAWRRWLFAIYLKDWQMLFTRDFLPETKVLFRRNINQRIRAIAPFLKFDSDPYLVAADPRIGSGFPGTENYLYWIVDAYTTSDRYPYSDPNNEGINYIRNSVKIVIDAYNGTINFYIADLKDPIIRTWANIFPKMFKPLSAMPATIRNHIRYPADFFQIQAERLMTYHMTDPQVFYNREDQWQIPNEIYGDKARPVEAYYLITSLPTVPFEEFILLLPYTPRQRTNLVAWLAARSDGDNYGKLLLYIFPKQRLIYGTEQIEARINQDPVISQQISLWNRQGSRAIQGNLLVIPIEESLLYVEPIYLEATQNSLPTLVRVVVAYENRIVMAQTLEQALQAIFQPEVTPEPAIVRPFDEGT from the coding sequence ATGCTTTGGAAATGGTGCTTGAGACTGTTCGTAATACTCCTGGGAATGTGGCTATTTTTGGATGTAGCCTCCCGTCTAGGAGCAGAAATTTTGTGGTTTCAAGAAGTTAGCTATCTGCAAGTATTCTTGTTAAGGGTAGTAACTAAGTTTAGTTTAGTATTATTTGTTGCAGCTTTTAGTGCTATTTACTTATGGGGAAATTTAGAGTTAGCACAGCTGCTAAAATACCCCTCATCATTGAAAATTGCCCAAGTCAAGCGTGAAGAAGCTGGACTGAGTGCAGAACTCAAAAACCTGCTGAGTCCGCAGTATGCAAAATATGATAACAGTCAGATAACTTATACAGGTATATTGCCAATTAAATTACGCTGGTTACTACCAATAGTTGTCATATTCAGCTTGTTGATAGGGTTAATGCTGACTCACTACAGTCAAATTGCCTTGGCTTATTGGCAGTCTTCTGTGAACCAGACTAGTTTACCTGTGATTTCTCTGTTTCGGCTAGAGACAATTTGGCAATTGAGTAGGCAAATTACTGCTCAGGTTTTGTATGTTGGCATAGTTGTAGGAATTGCGATCGCTATTGTAATTTATCCTCGCTGGTTATTAACGGCGATCGCTGGTGTATTTAGTGTTTTGTTTGGTTGGATACTTTACCACAACTGGGCAAAAATCCTGCAATATTTGCATCCTACTGCTTTTAACTATTCCGAGCCTTTATTTAATCGAGATATCAGTTTCTATATCTTTTCCCTACCTGTTTGGGAATTGATGGAACTTTGGTTAATGGGTTTGTTTTTATTTGGGTTTGTCGCCGTTAGCCTTACCTATCTTCTTTCCGCAGACAGTTTAAGTCAGGGCATTTTCCCTGGATTTTCATCGCCACAGCAGCGTCATTTGTATGGGATGGGTGGCTTGTTAATGCTAGTTGTCGCCTTGAGTTATTGGCTGAGTCGTTACGAACTAGTTTATTCCCGACAAGGTGTGAGTTACGGAGCCAGCTACACCGATGTGCAAACACAGTTACCAGCTTACACAGTATTGTGTGTTTTAGCAGTGGCGATCGCATTTTACCTGTTGGGGCGCACCGTTGTTTGGCGAAACAAGTCTCCCTATCGTCACTGGGTATTTTACGGGTTGGGGGTTTATCTGCTGGTAGCTGTCACGGCTGGGGTTGTTGTCCCGACAGTGGTACAGTATTTAGTTGTACAGCCAAACGAATTACAGCGAGAAGAACCATATATTAAACGGACTATTGCTTTAACTCGCCAAGCATTTGATTTAGAAGCAATTGACGCAAGAACCTTTAACCCCGAAGGAACCTTAACTGAAGCTGATATCAAAGCAAACGACTTAACAATACGCAACATTCGCCTTTGGGATCAGCGTCCACTCTTAGAAACTAATCGTCAACTGCAACAAATTCGTCCTTACTATCGCTTTCCCGATGCGGATATTGATCGGTATACTCTAGAAAATACAGCAATTTCGCAGCGACCATCTGCTCCAGAAACACCAATAGTACCAACCCAAGAACCAACGGAATTAACAGAACGGCGACAAGTCTTAATTGCAGCGCGGGAATTAGACTATAGTGCTGTACCTCAACAGGCGCAGACATGGGTAAACCAACATCTAATTTATACACATGGATATGGATTTACCCTCAGTCCGGTGAATACAGTCGCACCAGGGGGATTACCAGAATATTTTGTTAAGGATATTGCTGGTACTGCGAATGGCGCTCTCACTACTTCTAGTAACGCTATTCGAGATAGCATTCCCATTGGTTTACCTCGGATTTATTACGGTGAAATTACTAACACCTATGTGATGACTGGCACTAGAGTTAGAGAATTAGATTATCCCAGTGGTAGCGATAACGCTTACAACATTTATGATGGTATCGGTGGCGTTTCGATTGGTAGTGCATGGCGACGCTGGTTATTTGCCATATATTTGAAAGATTGGCAAATGCTCTTCACACGGGACTTTTTACCAGAGACAAAAGTATTATTTCGGCGGAATATCAATCAACGAATTCGGGCGATTGCCCCTTTTCTCAAATTTGATAGTGACCCCTACTTAGTCGCCGCTGATCCTCGTATTGGTTCTGGGTTCCCTGGGACAGAAAATTATCTATATTGGATAGTCGATGCCTATACAACTAGCGATCGCTATCCTTATTCTGACCCAAATAATGAAGGTATTAACTATATCCGCAACTCCGTCAAAATAGTTATTGATGCTTACAACGGCACTATTAATTTTTACATTGCTGACCTTAAAGATCCCATAATTAGAACCTGGGCAAACATCTTTCCTAAGATGTTTAAACCCCTCAGTGCCATGCCCGCCACCATCCGTAATCATATCCGCTATCCAGCAGACTTTTTTCAAATTCAAGCGGAACGGTTGATGACTTATCACATGACAGACCCCCAAGTATTTTACAACCGCGAAGACCAATGGCAAATTCCCAACGAAATTTATGGTGATAAAGCTCGTCCAGTCGAGGCTTATTATTTAATCACTAGCTTACCTACTGTTCCCTTTGAAGAATTTATCTTACTTTTACCTTACACTCCCAGACAGCGAACAAATTTAGTTGCTTGGTTAGCGGCGCGATCAGATGGTGATAACTACGGTAAGTTGTTGTTATATATCTTTCCTAAACAGCGCCTCATCTACGGGACAGAACAAATTGAAGCACGCATTAACCAAGATCCAGTTATTTCTCAGCAAATTTCTTTATGGAATCGTCAAGGCTCAAGAGCAATTCAAGGAAATTTGTTAGTCATTCCCATCGAGGAATCATTATTGTATGTTGAGCCAATATATTTAGAAGCCACCCAGAATAGTTTACCAACCTTAGTAAGGGTAGTTGTCGCTTACGAAAACCGCATTGTCATGGCGCAAACCCTAGAACAAGCACTACAAGCCATCTTTCAACCAGAAGTCACACCAGAACCTGCTATTGTCCGTCCCTTTGATGAGGGAACCTAG
- a CDS encoding magnesium transporter CorA family protein — protein MLTLLTFSQNHLELFSSKDVDPILKKIDGSQNIWLRCIHFRDRTGIAKIIHHFQLDPSRIDMIFNHSLTGIDEDMEDCLFDGYEILTHQLKNREFQIVRGSIVLGRNFIITFEITEIKVLTILLNNIQKQNIDIQSWGVDYILYLIFKDILNNYHSVFDHISRQLDDLEDEVLANSGDETTYHKIAAMRQSTRSGRRNFQNLKSLLAMMNYEDFLWITLPVKTLFNQELVYQIDHLWQEYQALRAWMSELMEIQRDNIASKTSERINRLTILSTVFLPITFITGFYGMNFKYMPELEQPWAYPVVISVILLIVFSSIAFAKQQRWL, from the coding sequence ATGCTAACTCTGTTGACATTTTCTCAGAATCACCTAGAGTTATTCTCTAGTAAAGATGTTGATCCGATCCTTAAAAAGATTGATGGTTCTCAAAATATCTGGTTACGCTGCATTCACTTCCGCGATCGCACCGGAATTGCTAAAATTATTCACCACTTTCAACTTGATCCATCTCGCATCGACATGATATTTAACCATTCCCTCACAGGAATTGATGAAGACATGGAAGATTGTCTATTTGATGGCTATGAAATCCTCACTCATCAACTAAAAAATCGAGAGTTTCAGATAGTGCGAGGCAGTATTGTCTTAGGTCGCAACTTTATTATTACTTTTGAAATTACAGAAATCAAAGTTTTAACTATATTACTCAATAATATCCAAAAGCAAAACATAGATATTCAAAGCTGGGGAGTAGACTATATTTTATATTTGATTTTTAAAGATATTTTAAATAATTATCATAGTGTATTTGATCATATTTCTCGGCAACTTGATGATTTAGAAGATGAAGTGTTAGCTAATTCTGGTGATGAAACAACCTATCATAAAATTGCCGCTATGAGGCAATCTACTCGCTCAGGACGGCGAAATTTTCAAAATCTCAAGTCACTTCTAGCAATGATGAATTATGAAGATTTTCTATGGATTACTCTGCCAGTCAAAACATTATTCAATCAAGAATTAGTTTATCAAATTGATCATCTCTGGCAAGAATACCAAGCTTTACGAGCTTGGATGTCAGAATTAATGGAAATTCAACGCGATAACATTGCTAGTAAAACCAGTGAACGCATTAATCGATTAACAATTCTTTCCACTGTATTCTTACCCATCACCTTCATTACTGGTTTTTATGGAATGAACTTTAAATATATGCCAGAGTTAGAACAACCTTGGGCATATCCAGTTGTAATTAGCGTGATATTACTAATTGTTTTTAGCAGTATTGCCTTTGCTAAACAACAACGTTGGTTGTAA